The Euphorbia lathyris chromosome 2, ddEupLath1.1, whole genome shotgun sequence genome includes a window with the following:
- the LOC136220895 gene encoding lysophospholipid acyltransferase LPEAT2 produces MAEANLSSPLLPQKSSDNPHLILSVTDNDSDNHHIHRRRHNTSNGNINNHTSSFTHNFRNPFEFIGLDWSSVPPPSTVDPFRNSTPSIDGVYEVLKILICLPIAAVRLVLFGVCLLIGYLATKLALQGWKDRHNPMPKWRIALMWITRISARAILFCFGYQWIRRKGKAAPREIAPIVVSNHVSYIEPIFYFYELFPTMVAAESHDSIPFVGTIIRAMQVIYVDRFSQTSRKEAVNEIKRKASCDGFPRVLLFPEGTTTNGKVIISFQLGAFIPGFAIQPVVVRYPHVHFDQSWGYVSLGKLMFRMFTQFHNFMEVEYLPIVSPLDNCKESPAHFAKRTSHAIASALNVVQTFHSYGDLMLLMKASKSKQEKPSSFLVEMAEVESLFHISKLEAVDFLDKFLSMNPDHSGRVEFRDFLRVMRLRSCTVSEEIFAFIDVEKKGSITFKQFLYVSAYVMKQSLFRQACELAFTKCSAGEDDLISKERFGDAIRHAIPELDDDKILELFKLFGADAGGNVSKDNFLSCLRKNPLLIALFSPFLVHQNSFGASDMVLEEIV; encoded by the exons ATGGCCGAAGCTAATCTTTCTTCTCCGCTTCTCCCACAAAAATCCTCCGATAATCCCCATCTCATCCTCTCCGTCACCGATAACGACTCCGACAATCACCACATCCATCGCCGCCGCCACAATACCAGCAACGGCAATATCAACAATCACACTTCATCGTTCACTCATAATTTTCGCAATCCATTCGAGtttattggattggattggtcATCTGTGCCTCCTCCGTCCACCGTTGATCCTTTCCGGAACAGTACGCCGAGTATTGATGGGGTTTATGAGGTTTTGAAGATCTTGATTTGCTTGCCGATTGCTGCTGTTAGATTGGTACtgtttggggtttgtttgttgATAGGGTATCTTGCTACTAAATTAGCTCTTCAGGGATGGAAGGATAGGCATAATCCTATGCCTAAATGGCGAATTGCGTTAATGTGGATCACTAGGATTTCTGCTCGCGCCATTCTTTTCTGTTTTGG ATACCAGTGGATAAGGAGGAAAGGAAAGGCTGCTCCTAGAGAGATTGCTCCAATTGTTGTATCAAATCATGTATCATACATAGAGCCTATATTCTACTTCTATGAGTTATTTCCTACAATGGTGGCTGCTGAATCTCATGATTCTATACCCTTTGTTGGAACTATAATTAGGGCAATGCAG GTTATATATGTTGATAGGTTCTCTCAGAcatcaaggaaagaagctgtcAATGAAATAAAG AGAAAGGCTTCATGCGATGGATTTCCGAGAGTGCTATTGTTTCCTGAGGGAACAACAACTAATGGAAAGGTTATCATTTCTTTCCAACTTGGTGCATTTATTCCTGGATTTGCaatccaaccagtggtggttcgctaTCCCCATGTTCACTTTGACCAATCATG GGGTTATGTTTCACTGGGAAAACTCATGTTTAGGATGTTCACACAGTTCCACAATTTCATGGAG gttgaaTACCTACCAATAGTTTCACCCCTTGATAATTGTAAAGAAAGCCCTGCTCATTTTGCAAAAAGG ACCAGCCATGCTATTGCATCTGCTCTTAATGTTGTTCAAACATTTCATTCCTATGGGGACTTAATGCTTCTAATGAAAGCATCCAAGTCAAAGCAG GAGAAACCCTCAAGTTTCTTGGTCGAAATGGCAGAGGTGGAATCA TTATTCCATATAAGTAAGTTGGAAGCTGTGGATTTTCTTGATAAGTTCCTCTCGATGAATCCAGATCATAG TGGGCGAGTTGAATTCCGTGACTTCTTGAGGGTTATGAGACTAAGAAGTTGCACTGTGTCAGAAGAG ATATTTGCATTCATTGATGTGGAAAAGAAAGGATCAATCACATTTAAGCAG TTCTTGTATGTATCAGCTTATGTCATGAAGCAGTCTTTATTCAGGCAAGCCTGTGAACTAGCATTTACCAAATGCAGTGCCGGAGAAGATGATCTAATTTCAAAAGAACGT TTTGGAGATGCTATTAGACATGCAATTCCTGAACTCGATGACGACAAG ATTCTCGAGCTGTTTAAGTTATTTGGAGCAGATGCTGGAGGAAATGTCAGCAAGGATAACTTCTTGTCTTGCCTAAGAAAGAATCCGCTGCTGATAGCACTGTTTTCACCATTTTTGGTACACCAAAACTCGTTCGGAGCCAGCGATATGGTGTTGGAGGAGATCGTGTGA